The Coffea arabica cultivar ET-39 chromosome 4e, Coffea Arabica ET-39 HiFi, whole genome shotgun sequence genome includes a window with the following:
- the LOC140005648 gene encoding protein FAR1-RELATED SEQUENCE 5-like, whose product MGFSVRKGYKFIDDNGRVHYRQWVCSREGRRDLKHVNREDRRKEPRPDTRVDYQATLKIRYAFEEDKYVVSEFVRLHTHKLACPSTTKFLKCHRKVSDANYAQAHTLCRVGMKTSQIMKLCGGYQYVLFTMKDLYNRMNGGRMEEIADGDAKGVVAYLFTKKDADSEVYFNFTVTYNGRLGRLFWLDSRSKEDYKYYGDIVVFNSIYNTNRYPYPLVVIYGINNHFCMFIFACVTVPDEEVKTYEWILNNFLEVIDGKQPLSIVTNEAPQMRKAIKMCFLNAKHRFCSWHIQQNLISNIANEEFREWFKNCMYRNCSIDQFETKWANLITSCNLQNND is encoded by the coding sequence ATGGGTTTCAGTGTTCGAAAGGGCTATAAATTTATAGATGACAATGGAAGGGTGCATTATAGACAATGGGTATGTAGTCGAGAAGGTCGGAGAGATCTAAAACACGTGAATAGAGAGGACCGACGAAAAGAACCTCGGCCAGATACTAGAGTTGACTATCAAGCAACTCTCAAGATAAGATACGCATTCGAGGAAGATAAATATGTTGTTAGCGAATTTGTGAGGCTCCATACCCACAAATTAGCATGCCCAAGTACCACGAAATTCTTGAAGTGTCACCGCAAGGTCTCTGATGCTAACTATGCCCAAGCACACACACTATGTCGCGTGGGCATGAAAACCAGCCAAATTATGAAACTGTGTGGTGGATATCAATATGTCCTATTCACTATGAAAGATCTATATAATAGAATGAATGGCGGTCGGATGGAGGAAATTGCGGATGGGGATGCGAAGGGTGTAGTTGCATATCTATTTACAAAGAAGGATGCTGACTCTGAAGTATACTTTAACTTTACAGTTACCTACAATGGCCGGTTGGGAAggttgttttggttggattCTCGCTCTAAGGAAGACTACAAATATTATGGTGATATCGTAGTTTTTAATAGTATTTACAACACAAATAGATATCCGTATCCACTGGTTGTGATATATGGCATTAATAATCACTTTTGCATGTTCATTTTTGCATGCGTTACTGTTCCTGATGAGGAAGTTAAAACTTATGAATGGATCCTTAACAACTTCCTCGAGGTAATAGACGGCAAACAACCATTATCAATTGTGACAAATGAGGCGCCTCAGATGAGGAAAGCAATCAAGATGTGCTTCCTGAATGCAAAGCATCGCTTTTGTTCATGGCACATACAACAGAATCTCATCTCAAATATTGCTAATGAGGAGTTCAGGGAATGGTTCAAAAATTGCATGTATAGAAATTGCTCCATTGACCAGTTTGAGACAAAATGGGCCAATTTAATCACCTCATGCAACCTCCAGAATAACGATTAG